A stretch of the Enterobacter mori genome encodes the following:
- the rfaD gene encoding ADP-glyceromanno-heptose 6-epimerase, which produces MIIVTGGAGFIGSNIVKALNDKGITDILVVDNLKDGTKFVNLVDLNIADYMDKEDFLIQIMAGEEFGEIEAIFHEGACSSTTEWDGKYMMDNNYQYSKEILHYCLEREIPFLYASSAATYGGRTSDFIESREYEQPLNVYGYSKFLFDEYVRQVLPEANSQIVGFRYFNVYGPREGHKGSMASVAFHLNTQLNNGESPKLFEGSDGFKRDFVYVGDVAAVNLWFWENGVSGIFNLGTGRAESFQAVADATLAYHKKGSIEYIPFPDKLKGRYQAFTQADLTNLRAAGYDKPFKTVAEGVTEYMAWLNRDA; this is translated from the coding sequence ATGATCATCGTTACCGGCGGCGCGGGCTTTATCGGCAGCAATATTGTTAAGGCCCTCAATGACAAAGGCATCACCGACATCCTGGTGGTGGACAACCTGAAAGACGGCACCAAGTTTGTAAACCTGGTGGATCTGAACATCGCTGACTACATGGATAAAGAAGACTTCCTTATCCAGATTATGGCGGGTGAAGAGTTCGGCGAGATCGAAGCCATCTTCCACGAAGGTGCGTGTTCTTCGACCACCGAGTGGGACGGCAAGTACATGATGGACAACAACTATCAGTACTCCAAAGAGATCCTGCACTACTGCCTGGAGCGTGAAATTCCGTTCCTGTATGCCTCTTCCGCGGCAACCTACGGCGGCCGCACCTCTGACTTCATCGAATCGCGCGAGTACGAGCAGCCGCTGAACGTCTACGGTTACTCCAAGTTCCTGTTCGACGAATACGTGCGTCAGGTTCTGCCAGAAGCAAACTCGCAGATCGTCGGCTTCCGCTACTTCAACGTTTACGGGCCGCGAGAAGGCCACAAAGGCAGCATGGCGAGCGTGGCGTTCCACCTGAACACCCAGCTGAATAACGGCGAAAGTCCAAAACTGTTTGAAGGCAGCGACGGCTTCAAACGTGACTTCGTCTATGTAGGCGACGTTGCAGCCGTAAACCTGTGGTTCTGGGAAAACGGTGTGTCCGGTATCTTCAACCTGGGCACTGGCCGCGCGGAATCCTTCCAGGCGGTGGCAGACGCGACGCTGGCGTACCACAAGAAAGGCAGCATTGAGTACATTCCGTTCCCGGATAAGCTGAAAGGCCGTTATCAGGCGTTCACCCAGGCGGACCTGACCAACCTGCGCGCTGCAGGCTACGACAAGCCGTTCAAGACCGTTGCCGAAGGCGTAACGGAATATATGGCCTGGCTGAACCGCGACGCATAA
- a CDS encoding glycosyltransferase family 9 protein: protein MSYVFLLILLFPVKLIRKLFRKDTGKNLVIQTAKIGDFVNATPLLAYLQKSDVLISRSVGALAKHDDTIEQIYFIEQHKRNLWRKLCFACRIMNRYDNVYLLQPNSVNLFFASVCNAKNKQFLSTYTRRWYHGIFYTTADGTVEHGKQTLSVANYLKLADRSLTWQDSPKHATKPLFKPQTWPEILDKPGVIRIGISIAAGNKAKTVPPIIWKRIVEHLADLPCEFYVFGAPNEQPWMDDITRAYGEMPNFTNLIGQISLEELPWAISKMDCYIASDSGNVYIADAVGVPVVLLFGPCCHHEQRPLGNVLLIGNDDNICSYVFETRYYFSQEREALFAVTEDALRELKHFICELPNVNATTYAIDAQGN, encoded by the coding sequence ATGAGTTATGTATTTCTGCTGATTTTACTCTTTCCGGTGAAGCTCATCCGGAAGCTGTTTCGCAAAGACACAGGTAAAAACCTTGTCATTCAAACAGCCAAAATCGGTGACTTTGTTAATGCTACGCCCCTCCTGGCGTACCTGCAAAAAAGCGATGTGCTTATCAGTCGCAGCGTGGGTGCGCTGGCGAAGCATGATGACACTATCGAGCAGATTTATTTTATCGAGCAGCATAAGCGCAATCTGTGGCGCAAGCTCTGCTTTGCCTGCAGGATCATGAATCGCTATGACAACGTGTATCTTCTGCAACCCAACAGCGTGAACCTCTTTTTCGCCTCCGTCTGTAATGCAAAAAACAAACAATTTTTAAGCACTTATACGCGCAGATGGTATCACGGCATTTTCTATACCACGGCTGACGGTACCGTTGAGCATGGTAAACAAACGTTGTCGGTCGCAAACTATCTGAAGCTGGCAGACCGCTCGCTAACGTGGCAAGACTCCCCAAAGCACGCTACAAAGCCGCTTTTTAAGCCCCAGACCTGGCCGGAAATCCTTGATAAACCCGGCGTTATCCGCATCGGCATCAGTATCGCCGCCGGGAATAAAGCGAAAACCGTTCCGCCCATTATCTGGAAACGAATTGTTGAGCATCTCGCTGACCTGCCCTGCGAGTTTTATGTATTTGGTGCGCCAAATGAGCAGCCGTGGATGGATGACATCACCCGTGCCTATGGTGAAATGCCCAATTTCACCAACCTCATCGGGCAAATCTCCCTTGAAGAGCTTCCCTGGGCGATTTCAAAGATGGATTGTTATATCGCATCGGATTCGGGGAACGTATATATTGCCGACGCGGTAGGTGTGCCGGTGGTGTTGCTGTTTGGACCATGCTGTCACCATGAACAGCGTCCGCTGGGCAATGTGTTGTTGATTGGTAATGACGACAACATTTGTTCTTATGTGTTTGAAACACGTTATTATTTTTCACAAGAACGCGAAGCGTTATTCGCGGTAACAGAAGACGCGCTGCGCGAGCTTAAACATTTTATCTGCGAGTTACCTAACGTTAACGCAACCACATATGCTATTGATGCTCAAGGAAACTAA
- the rfaC gene encoding lipopolysaccharide heptosyltransferase RfaC yields the protein MRVLIVKTSSMGDVLHTLPSLTDAMRAIPGIRFDWVVEEGFAQIPTWHEAVDRVIPVAIRRWRKAWFSAPIKAERKAFRDAVQAQRYDAIIDAQGLVKSAALVTRLAHGVKHGMDWHTAREPLASLFYNRRHHIAKQQHAVERTRELFAKSLGYAKPDTQGDYAIAQHFLRNTDPYAQPYLVFLHATTRDDKHWPETHWRRLIELMQPCGIHIKLPWGAEHERQRAERLAAGFSHVEVLPKLTLAQVAGQLAGANAVVSVDTGLSHLTAALDRPNMTIFGPTDPGLIGGYGKNQHQMVSPTQQTKDISADAIFSFLQGSHWLSNRDI from the coding sequence ATGCGGGTATTGATCGTTAAAACGTCTTCAATGGGTGATGTTCTGCATACGCTGCCATCGCTGACGGACGCCATGCGGGCCATTCCCGGCATTCGTTTCGACTGGGTGGTGGAAGAAGGCTTCGCGCAGATCCCCACCTGGCATGAAGCGGTTGATCGCGTGATCCCGGTGGCGATTCGCCGCTGGCGCAAAGCGTGGTTCTCCGCCCCCATTAAAGCCGAGCGCAAAGCCTTTCGCGATGCGGTGCAGGCTCAGCGTTACGATGCCATCATCGACGCGCAGGGACTGGTCAAAAGCGCCGCGCTGGTGACGCGTCTGGCACACGGCGTAAAGCACGGTATGGACTGGCACACCGCCCGCGAACCGCTGGCGAGCCTGTTCTATAACCGACGCCACCACATCGCAAAACAGCAGCACGCCGTCGAACGCACCCGGGAGCTGTTCGCGAAAAGCCTCGGCTATGCGAAACCCGACACTCAGGGCGATTACGCCATTGCGCAGCATTTTTTGCGCAATACAGACCCCTACGCTCAGCCTTATCTTGTCTTCCTGCATGCCACAACGCGCGACGATAAGCACTGGCCGGAAACGCACTGGCGAAGGCTGATTGAACTAATGCAACCTTGCGGTATCCATATTAAACTCCCGTGGGGCGCTGAACATGAACGACAGCGGGCGGAGCGTCTGGCCGCAGGATTTTCGCATGTTGAGGTTTTGCCTAAACTCACGCTGGCACAGGTTGCAGGGCAGTTAGCGGGAGCAAATGCTGTCGTTTCCGTTGATACGGGATTAAGCCATTTAACCGCTGCGCTGGATCGTCCAAATATGACGATTTTTGGCCCGACCGATCCGGGTTTGATTGGGGGTTACGGTAAAAACCAGCATCAGATGGTCAGCCCGACTCAGCAAACAAAGGATATTAGCGCAGATGCGATTTTTTCATTTTTACAGGGCAGCCACTGGCTTTCCAACAGGGATATTTAA
- the rfaF gene encoding ADP-heptose--LPS heptosyltransferase RfaF: MKILVIGPSWVGDMMMSQSLYRTLKARYPQAIIDVMAPAWCRPLLSRMPEVNEAIPMPLGHGALEIGERRKLGHSLREKRYDRAYVLPNSFKSALVPFFAGIPHRTGWRGEMRYGLLNDARVLDKEAWPLMVERYVALAYDKGVMRSAKDLPQPLLWPQLQVHEGEKSQTCNAFGISSERPMIGFCPGAEFGPAKRWPHYHYAELAKQLIDEGYQIVLFGSAKDHEAGNEILATLSNEQQAWCRNLAGETQLEQAVILIAACKAVVSNDSGLMHVAAALDRPLVALYGPSSPDFTPPLSHKARVIRLITGYHKVRKGDAAEGYHQSLIDITPERVLEELNALLLSEEG; this comes from the coding sequence ATGAAGATTCTGGTGATCGGCCCGTCATGGGTGGGCGACATGATGATGTCGCAAAGTCTCTATCGCACGCTCAAGGCGCGTTATCCCCAGGCGATAATCGACGTGATGGCACCCGCATGGTGCCGTCCACTGTTGTCGCGTATGCCGGAAGTGAACGAGGCGATCCCGATGCCGCTCGGCCACGGGGCGCTGGAAATCGGTGAACGCCGCAAGCTCGGCCACAGCCTTCGAGAGAAGCGCTATGATCGCGCGTACGTGCTGCCAAACTCCTTTAAATCCGCCCTCGTGCCTTTCTTTGCGGGCATCCCGCACCGTACCGGCTGGCGCGGTGAAATGCGCTATGGCCTGCTGAACGACGCGCGGGTGCTGGATAAAGAGGCCTGGCCGCTGATGGTGGAGCGCTACGTGGCGCTGGCTTACGACAAAGGCGTAATGCGCAGCGCGAAAGATTTGCCGCAGCCGCTGCTGTGGCCGCAGCTGCAGGTCCACGAGGGTGAAAAATCTCAAACCTGCAATGCGTTTGGCATTTCCTCTGAACGGCCAATGATCGGCTTCTGCCCTGGTGCAGAGTTCGGTCCGGCGAAACGCTGGCCGCACTATCACTACGCCGAACTGGCGAAACAGCTGATCGACGAAGGCTATCAGATTGTGCTGTTTGGCTCGGCGAAAGATCACGAGGCGGGTAACGAAATTCTCGCCACGCTGAGCAACGAGCAGCAGGCCTGGTGCCGCAATCTGGCGGGTGAAACGCAGCTTGAGCAGGCGGTTATTTTGATCGCCGCCTGTAAGGCCGTGGTCAGCAACGACTCTGGCCTGATGCACGTGGCCGCCGCGCTGGACCGCCCTCTGGTGGCGCTGTATGGCCCAAGCAGCCCAGACTTCACGCCGCCGCTGTCGCATAAAGCGCGCGTCATTCGACTCATCACCGGCTACCACAAGGTGCGTAAAGGTGATGCTGCTGAGGGTTATCATCAGAGCCTGATCGACATTACGCCAGAGCGCGTCCTTGAAGAACTCAACGCACTGCTGTTGAGCGAAGAAGGATAA